The proteins below are encoded in one region of Juglans microcarpa x Juglans regia isolate MS1-56 chromosome 4D, Jm3101_v1.0, whole genome shotgun sequence:
- the LOC121260526 gene encoding uncharacterized protein LOC121260526 isoform X1, whose translation MASKDGVSEAEEFVYRISTVKEREEFQKTGSLYGGELDKSTGFIHLSKRHQVLSTLQKFFLNTKEELYLLQIDAKMLGDGLVYEVVDGSNSFPHFYGPSRSFSPLPSHAVMKAEKLSLSGGQFRCSLLEFNLLHKASALE comes from the exons ATGGCCTCGAAGGATGGAGTGAGTGAAGCGGAAGAGTTTGTGTACAGGATTAGCACCGTTAAGGAAAGGGAAGAGTTTCAGAAAACTGGATCTCTCTACGGCGGAGAACTTGATAAGTCTACTGGTTTCATCCATCTCAGCAAACGCCATCAG GTACTGTCAACATTGCAGAAGTTTTTCTTGAACACTAAGGAGGAGTTGTACTTGCTTCAAATTGATGCTAAGATG CTTGGTGATGGATTGGTATATGAAGTTGTGGATGGTTCCAATAGCTTCCCTCATTTTTATGGCCCATCCCGAAGTTTCAGTCCTCTCCCCTCACATGCGGTCATGAAAGCAGAGAAGCTGTCTCTATCAGGTGGCCAGTTCAGATGTAGTTTGCTGGA GTTCAATCTTCTGCATAAAGCAAGTGCCTTGGAATGA
- the LOC121260526 gene encoding uncharacterized protein LOC121260526 isoform X2, whose amino-acid sequence MASKDGVSEAEEFVYRISTVKEREEFQKTGSLYGGELDKSTGFIHLSKRHQVLSTLQKFFLNTKEELYLLQIDAKMLGDGLVYEVVDGSNSFPHFYGPSRSFSPLPSHAVMKAEKLSLSGGQFRCSLLER is encoded by the exons ATGGCCTCGAAGGATGGAGTGAGTGAAGCGGAAGAGTTTGTGTACAGGATTAGCACCGTTAAGGAAAGGGAAGAGTTTCAGAAAACTGGATCTCTCTACGGCGGAGAACTTGATAAGTCTACTGGTTTCATCCATCTCAGCAAACGCCATCAG GTACTGTCAACATTGCAGAAGTTTTTCTTGAACACTAAGGAGGAGTTGTACTTGCTTCAAATTGATGCTAAGATG CTTGGTGATGGATTGGTATATGAAGTTGTGGATGGTTCCAATAGCTTCCCTCATTTTTATGGCCCATCCCGAAGTTTCAGTCCTCTCCCCTCACATGCGGTCATGAAAGCAGAGAAGCTGTCTCTATCAGGTGGCCAGTTCAGATGTAGTTTGCTGGA AAGATAG